A window from Pseudomonas sp. Tri1 encodes these proteins:
- a CDS encoding energy transducer TonB yields MSDIQSTSIGVISPYGDYSLRNTQALSGVSHLWQDFFARALADQLGDNAPAPGSYQPVALDEAVEPTLGAELLEHIVSQRTCEVTETPVKPPEPLFLPIAEFELDLLDKPFPPFPPEEIAAQQKQQTFESNWVRPLVLTAGQPLPEPGPAPQPRPLHLPIAEFELDLLDKPFPPFPEEELVAQQKQLDFDTRWARPIVLQNLRIAA; encoded by the coding sequence ATGTCAGACATTCAATCCACATCGATAGGCGTTATCTCCCCTTACGGCGATTACAGCCTGCGTAACACCCAAGCCCTGAGCGGCGTCAGTCACCTGTGGCAGGATTTTTTTGCCCGGGCGCTGGCCGATCAACTGGGGGATAACGCACCGGCGCCTGGCAGCTACCAGCCCGTCGCTCTCGATGAGGCGGTTGAACCGACCCTCGGCGCCGAACTGCTGGAGCACATCGTCAGCCAGCGCACCTGCGAAGTGACCGAAACCCCGGTCAAACCGCCTGAGCCGCTGTTCCTGCCCATCGCCGAATTCGAACTGGACCTGCTGGACAAGCCTTTCCCACCCTTCCCACCGGAAGAAATCGCCGCCCAGCAAAAACAGCAGACCTTCGAGAGCAACTGGGTTCGCCCACTCGTGCTCACCGCCGGTCAACCGCTGCCGGAGCCCGGCCCGGCGCCGCAACCGCGTCCACTGCACCTGCCGATTGCCGAGTTCGAGCTCGACCTGCTGGACAAGCCCTTCCCGCCCTTCCCGGAAGAGGAATTGGTGGCGCAACAGAAACAACTGGACTTCGACACCCGCTGGGCACGCCCGATCGTGCTGCAGAACCTGCGTATCGCCGCCTGA